From a single Sphingobium sp. genomic region:
- a CDS encoding HPr family phosphocarrier protein, producing MSGVSRSLTIVNQKGLHARASAKFVTFVSRLPDGLKVDVEKDGQSVAGTSIMGLMMLGAAKGSTITIHVEGEEAEMALEKLAGLVTDGFGED from the coding sequence GTGAGCGGGGTCAGCCGGAGCCTGACCATCGTCAATCAAAAGGGGCTACACGCGCGCGCCAGCGCCAAATTTGTCACTTTCGTCAGCCGCTTGCCCGATGGACTTAAGGTCGATGTTGAAAAAGACGGGCAATCTGTCGCCGGTACGTCGATCATGGGATTGATGATGCTCGGTGCGGCCAAGGGCAGCACCATCACCATCCATGTCGAAGGCGAAGAGGCGGAAATGGCGCTCGAAAAACTGGCCGGCCTTGTGACCGATGGTTTCGGCGAAGACTGA